In Streptomyces sp. ML-6, the sequence GGCTGGGGTTCAGGCGTGCCAGGTGCCGCGGATGGCCGCGGTGGTGAAGCCAGGGCCGAAGGCGACGAGGAGTCCTTCTGTTCCGGGTGCCGGCGGGGTGGTGTGTGTGCGGGCGAGGACATCGAGCACCGATGCGCCGCCGAGGTTCCCGTTCTCGGCGAGGGACGCGTAGGAGTGGTGGGCGTCGATGTCGTCGAGGCCGACGGCGGTGGCTACGTCGTGGATGATGCCGGGGCTGCCGGGGTGGATGACCGCGAAGTCGAGGAGGGTGTCGGCGCCCAGCCAGTTGAGGACGGCGGGTATGGCCTGGGCGGCGGTGGTGGGGGCGCGGCGGTCGGAGTCGAAGTGCACGCCCGTCTTGTCGATGCGGCCTTGGTAGCGGTCGAGGCTTCCGGGAAGCCAGTGCTCGAAGGTGTCGTCGATTCGGAGGCCGGGCTCGAGCTGGTGGCCGGTGACGAGGGCCGCGGCGGCGGAGTCACCGAACAGCGCCTTGTAGATCATCGACGGGACCGATGTGTCGGCGTGGTTGTACGTCGTCGACAGAGCCTCTGTGACGACGACGAGGGCGACGTCGTCGGGGCGTGCGGTGATCTGGTCGGTGGCCCGGATGAGGGACTGGGCGCCGCCGGCGCAGGCGAGGGTCGTCATGGGGATGCGGCGGATGGTCGGGCGGAGGCCGAGGGCGTGGATGAGGCGCACGTCGAGGTTGGGGACGGCCCAGCCGGTGGCGTGGGAGGTGACGATCGTGTCGATCTGGTCGGGGTGGAGGCCGGCTGCGGTGATGGCGCGGGTGGCGGCGTCGGTGGCCATGGCCAGGCAGTCCTCGAACGCGGCGGTGGTGCGTTCGTGAACGTCGGCGTTCCCGGCGACGGTGGGGGAGTTCAGGGTTCTGGTGAAGTGTCTGCTGTCGACGCCGCAGTTCTGTATGGCTCGGAGGATGACGGGAAGGCGGGGGTGGTCGGGGTGGTGGGTGCGGATGTCGTCGAGGATTTCGTCGGTGGTGACTTTGTGGGCGGGGAGTACGACGTGGGGGGCGGTGACGTGGGCGGGCACGGGTCCTCCGCGGGGCCAGGGGGCAAGGGTTCGCCCAACCTAGCCCCGGGTGGCTGAAACGCTGCCCCTGGCTGGTTTACGTGGGGTTGGTGGGGTCCGTGATGCGGGTGTGGTCGCAGCGGAGGACCTGGCGCGGCACGGTGCGGCGGGGGCCTTGCCGGAACACGAGGATCATGAGGCGGGCGCCGGGGCTGGAGTCCGGGGACGCGGAGCACATGGTCACCCACCCGGGCCCGTGCACGGGGTGGTTCATGGGGCGTTCGTCGCCGTCGGGGTGGTTCACGACACCGATCCCGGGGGCCTCGTACAGGGGGCCGGCGACCGGGTCGTTGAGGATGTCCTGCTCGAGCTGCTGGAGGCAGGGGTCTCGGCGGGCGGCGAGCGCGGCCCGCAGCTGGGGCAGGACGCGGGGCGCCCACGCGTTCGCCCAGTCCGCGAGGACGGTACGGGCCTCGCCGGACAGGCACATCCACCGCAGGAGGTTCTCCGGCACCCGGCGGGAGGGGAACATGCCGGTCAGGGACTGGTTGTGGGCGAGGATGTGCCACGCCGCGTCGGACACGTACGCCATGTGCCCGACTCCGTCGACGGCTTCCTGCCACGCCCCGGTGACCTGGTACCCGGACTCGGGGCGGAGCGGTGCGGGCGGGTCCTGCTCGAGGGCGTACCGGTGGAGCATGACCCATTCGTGTTCGTCGAGGCGGTAGAGGGTTGCGAGGTCGCGCAGGAGGTCGGCCGGGGGGTTGGGGTAGCGGCCGGTCTCGAGGCGGTTGCAGGTGTGGATGCCGCGTCCGAGGAGCTGGTCGACCTGTTGTTGGGACAGGCCGGCGGCGCGGCGGCCCTGCCCGGTGGGACGGGTGAGGCCGACGGATTCCGGGGTGATGCGGGCGCGCCGGTCTCTCAGGAACTGACGTAGCGACTTTTTGTGCATTGTGTAGACAATCCCCCCGTGGTGTTGCCGTGTTGAACCCGTCGGAGTCTAAATAGTCATGCCGGGTTTCGTAATAAAAAGTGCCCGAAGATTTCCGGGGTGAGTGTGCGTCATGATGTGCGGGACGCGGTCACGACCAGCAGGTTTCCTGCTGGTCGGCCGGTTTGATTTGCCGCAGTACGGGAGCCGCACATCCCGTGGCACAGGTACTGGGGTGAGCGTGAGAGCGGTGCCGGTATTCCGATGTGTGTGGTCGGAAACTTCGCAGCCTGGCACTGTTCGCGCTCTCCCTGCCATTCTCCCCAAGGCTTTGGGTTGAGATTTACGGACCGTCAGATATTCACGGCTTACCGTCAGGCCGGACCCCGGTGTGCGGCCCGTCGAGGGCTCGGGTGATCTCGCATGGCCACGGCTGGCCGCAGTTGTTACAGGTGCAGCAGGTGGTCACGGTCGCTTCGGTCGCTCATCGGGTCGTCTCCTCGCTGGTGTGGTCGGTGCGGATATGGAGGGGCGGAGACTTCGGCAGGGGCGGGTCGTAGCGGTGTCGCCACGCGTGGAGGGTGCCGACGGGGTCGGTGAGCATCAGCAGGGCGAAGAGGGTGGCTTGTCGGGGGCGGCTGGTCCATCGGCCGAGGTGGAAGCGGAGTTGCCAGTTGGTCCATTCGGCGAGGCGGCCGTAGGGCTGCCAGCGGC encodes:
- a CDS encoding PhlD codes for the protein MPAHVTAPHVVLPAHKVTTDEILDDIRTHHPDHPRLPVILRAIQNCGVDSRHFTRTLNSPTVAGNADVHERTTAAFEDCLAMATDAATRAITAAGLHPDQIDTIVTSHATGWAVPNLDVRLIHALGLRPTIRRIPMTTLACAGGAQSLIRATDQITARPDDVALVVVTEALSTTYNHADTSVPSMIYKALFGDSAAAALVTGHQLEPGLRIDDTFEHWLPGSLDRYQGRIDKTGVHFDSDRRAPTTAAQAIPAVLNWLGADTLLDFAVIHPGSPGIIHDVATAVGLDDIDAHHSYASLAENGNLGGASVLDVLARTHTTPPAPGTEGLLVAFGPGFTTAAIRGTWHA
- a CDS encoding helix-turn-helix domain-containing protein, producing the protein MHKKSLRQFLRDRRARITPESVGLTRPTGQGRRAAGLSQQQVDQLLGRGIHTCNRLETGRYPNPPADLLRDLATLYRLDEHEWVMLHRYALEQDPPAPLRPESGYQVTGAWQEAVDGVGHMAYVSDAAWHILAHNQSLTGMFPSRRVPENLLRWMCLSGEARTVLADWANAWAPRVLPQLRAALAARRDPCLQQLEQDILNDPVAGPLYEAPGIGVVNHPDGDERPMNHPVHGPGWVTMCSASPDSSPGARLMILVFRQGPRRTVPRQVLRCDHTRITDPTNPT